The window attaacgttggtggttatcgaggcgtcatcgtttacaaatacaaactgagatcgatctgataaataggatttaaaccaaattagtgccgtgcctgaaatgccaatcgactgctccagtctctgtaacaggatgtcatggtcaatggtgtcgaatgcagcactaaggtctaacaagaccaggacagaggagtcctttatctgctgccattaagaggtcatttgtaattttcaccagtgccgtctcggtgctgtggtgttttctaaatcctgattgaaatttctcaaataaactattatgatgtagaaagtcgcacaactgatttgaccactttctcaaggatcttggagaggaagggaggttagagatcggtctgtagttagccaatacctctggatccagagtgggcttcttcaggagaggtttaataacagccaccttgaaggagtgtggtacgtggcctgttagcagagacacattgataatatctaatagagagccgccaattaaaggcaaaacgtctttaagcagcctcgtcgggatggggtccaagagacaggtagacgtgttcgaagtagaaaccgttgaaaataattggtcacggttgataggagaaaatccctccaaatatacaccagggcatacagcggtttccaaggccattccacttgaggacagattggcactggttatgggcaagagattattcaATCTTCTTTCTCTAACCCCATTAAACTCGTCTCTatattttccaacctccttgacctcccctgtccccctccttccacacttctacagagccactttgtcgtctcctttacaaacaagatggacAACACACGCTCCttcactaatccatcttctctcaCTACAATTCCATGAACTTCTTCTtcgtccccctctcttccctctgtctcctgatCAGGTTCTTACCTTAGTAATCTACGGCGCCCCGACcacctgacctcttgaccccatcctatctcacattctccaggctgttgcttcTGACCTTCTAAccgttctcacccatcttatcaaCAGCTCCTTCTCAACCGGCCGTTTCCCtaaccctctgaaggaggcgagagtgaaCCGTCTCCTGAAGGGAACCACCCtcaacccgtctgaagtcaacgactacagacctttctctcttctgccttttctttccaaaactctagagcgagctatcttcaaccaagtgtcctcctctctccacagagagacTCCAGCAGAATCTGCAGGACGAGTAAAGGAGCGGCAGACCAGCGAGAGCTTCTTCAGTCCCAGCTTGAAGAAGCTCCAGAGCCAGTTCTCCAACAAGCCTCCGAGGAGCAAGTGGTACCAACACTTGATCCCATGATGCAGAGGTAACAAGAACCTAAAGAGACTATGACaatgtaaaacaatttaaatgcatATAATCATGACAATACATAACGCATGGAACACAAGACAATACCAGAAAAACTGATGTGTAGTGTCGCGATTTAACCAATCCACGAGTACGCGTGCAGGAGAGACCAGCCGTACTGCAGAAGGATTTTAGTTGAACTTCAATCAGGTTTATTCAACAGAGTATTGTTGATGTTGGAGGAACAGGAACCACCGGACGgcactgactgaaagaaacagcggtagacttctactttaaATCTattaagcgttttattcagaaatcaggatacaagtagacatcatgcatggacccccctcagcCCGATACCTAGAGTATtcggaccagagagaggcgctttagcagagggcgcgacggtttaaatagtcatcaaggccagttctgattggtccagcgaagagagggcggtgtcttctcattggttcttcgtctctctgcttCCGCtgttgtcgctcattcattggtccttctcggcccgccaatcagagcatatgttgtgaaaaagtgtgagaaaggaagagagttGAGAtactttgttttcttcctttaaACGGTCTCCCACTCCTCTCGGGGAGTCTTATCAGTGCAGGAATGGGGCCTGGAACTCCTAGAAGGTCGTTTAAACAAAGGGCCTCttcacgtgtgtgcgtgtgtcatggGTCAGAGAAAGgcctgtggttgaatccggatattaattgcTAAAGCTGGaccgttccttatcttatctgcgctgtGAGTTAAAGTCTATAGTTGCTCTTTCTGAACTATGAATATaatgagctctttgtatgtgatcacttCTAGAATGTGCGtgatgcgggggaggggggtgcataaaacttccttcgagtgtcactgttatcttctttgatcagttcaggcgccagATTGACCTGCTGAAGTTTCTAACTCTCATccagtgattttccactttacacataacatttatgcacaatacactaggctatgctaagctataatatatattctttacagtatCACACAAGCTGAATGCGTGTACTCGGGTCTGTAGGAAGGGCCTCCGCTCGCTCCATTCCTGACAGACTGACATTCCAAAAGATTAGTTATGCATATAAAGTCTTTAAGAGCATTTGTGATTGGATTCGCATAATAAGTAGGAGGCGGCCCGTGGTTTAGACTTAGGAGCCTCATTGGAGCACAGGGTGTAGTCCAACCCTCAAGGCCCCACCCAGGTCTTCCTTCTCCAGCCATCagtagtgtgtgcatgtttctcATTTCTGTGTATATGGGGTTAATTGACTCGGCTTGAAGAGTTCATGTGCGGGACAAAGACATGTTTCACTTGTTGCTTTTTTGAAAATTCTCTAACGAGCTCGGGAATcttaagatagtcttatctctttcgGGATGGGACGAGCTGTGGCTAGGTCGGTCCCAGGATagttacaaagggccagtgtagctgtgggggtgggggtggcagagagagagccaatgtgtgtgtgtgtgtgaggggtcagagagggccagtgtgtgtgtgtgagatgctgtGTGGCAGAAAGAGGGCCAATGTGCTCAGCGTTCCACTATAATTCTAAAGTGTCTATATACAACCTATTTTCTATCAATCTAATTCTAAAGTAGCTTAATCTTAGCTGAATACACTTGTGTTGGAGTCTGTATCAGCTTGACAGTTTGTTTAACCATCTTTATTTTCGGGGTGTTTTGCAgtcgagtgtgaagcggcggggatgagagtcagcacctccacatctgaggccatggtgctctgctggGAACCGGTGgactgctccctccaggtgggacagagtaccccaagcgaaggagttcaagcatCTCGGGGTCtggttcacgagtgagggtaagatggggagagatcgacaggcggatcggtgcggctgcagcagtaaaacaggcgctatagcggaccgtcttggtgaagaggagctgggCCGAAAGGCAATGCTCTCAATTTGCTGGtaggtctacgttccaatcctcaactatggtcacgaactttgggccGTGACCAAAAGATCAAGGTCGCGAatatcctccgtagggtggccgggctcagcctgagaGATAGGGTACCGAgttcggacatcaggagggagcttggcgttgagccgctactccttcgcatcgaaaggagtcagctgaggtggttcgggcgtctgattcggacgcctcctggacgtctccctttagaggttttccaagtacgtccaactgggaggagaccccgggaagacccaggacccgCTGGAGGGATTAAATCTCGCTGCTGGCTTTGGAACGCCTCAGGATCCCCCAGAAAGAGCTAGAAaatgttgcaggtgagagggaagtctgggtcagcctgctgggtctgctgcccccaagacccgaccccggactaagcggatgaaagcaaaaataagatgaaaacacTCCAAACAAGGCAGATCCTCACTGCAGCAGTAAAGTACAGTAACTGTAATTGTATCACACAAAAGCCGCGTCACTGGACCGATAACTGATGAAATACAGTCTGCTGACATATTCTTGGTGGAGGATCTCAACtcaacaaagctcagcagacTGGATCGCTATGACAGCAGCTACAAGCACAACAGGAACACTCGGGGGTTCATAAAATACCCAATGACAAAGAACAGGGCCggtaaagctaaacaaaacaaacacggtgACTACTCTACCCAGATAATATTCTCTTAGTGGAGATGGCTTTGTCGTGGTTAGTGGATagagtcctcccagttggaagtgAGCCACTGCCCCAAACGAGGGAGGTCCAGTTTCTCAAGGGCTTGTTGACAAGCGAGGGAGTCGAATAAATctcaactttaccaaaaccacaacaactaaaatgagttctctcttgtgtgagttaacatgtgactctttaaagttcctctgtgtctaaaagatcttttacagactgagcagctgaaaggtttctctcctgtgtgagtgaacatgtgactctttaaaggtcctctctgtgcaaaagatcttttacagactgagcagctgaaaggtttctctcctgtgtgagtgaacatgtgactctttaactgattgctctgtgcaaaagatgttttacagactgagcagctgaaaggtttctctcctgtgtgagtgaacatgtgactctttaaaggtcctctctgtgcaaaagatcttttacagactgagcagctgaaaggtttctctcctgtgtgagtgaacatgtgactgTTTAAAGGTCCTCTCTGTgaaaaagatcttttacagactgagcagctgaaaggtttctctcctgtgtgaattAACATGTGACTCCTTAAAGTTCCACTGTGTCTAAAAggtgttttacagactgagcagctgaaatgtttctttcctgtgtgagttaacatgtgaataTTTAACTGATTGctctgtgcaaaagatgttttacagactgagcagctaaacggtttctctcctgtgtgagttaacatgtgactctttaaagttccgCTCTGtgaaaaagatgttttacagactgagcagctgaaaggtttctctcctgtgtgagtgaacatgtgactctttaactgattgctctgtgcaaaagatgttttacagactgagcagctgaaagatttctctcctgtgtgagttaacatgtgactccttAAAGTTCCACTGTgtctaaaagatgttttacagactaagcagctgaaaggtttctctcctgtgtgagtgaacatgtgactctttaactgattgctctgtgcaaaagatgttttacagactgagcagctgaaagatttctctcctgtgtgagttaacatgtgtttcttaaaatctcgtttgaggtgaaatcttttcccacatttcGAGCAGCTGAATGGTTTCTGACTAGAACTGCATTTTGAATCACTAACAGAAACCTCATCATTATTCAGGGAGTTTAAACCTGcttgaggttctctggtcttcttccaatcaacagagtcatcagtatctggttctgaagagtctccagtcttttcatcaggatctggaggtctatctggatctgcgttcctggctggttctggtcctccacaatcatctccatcagcttctatttccatcggttcagtttgtctttgatgaagctgagaggactgagcttcc of the Pseudoliparis swirei isolate HS2019 ecotype Mariana Trench chromosome 11, NWPU_hadal_v1, whole genome shotgun sequence genome contains:
- the LOC130201668 gene encoding gastrula zinc finger protein XlCGF57.1-like, which encodes MLTHTGEKSFSCSVCKTSFAQSNQLKSHMFTHTGEKPFSCLVCKTSFRHSGTLRSHMLTHTGEKSFSCSVCKTSFAQSNQLKSHMFTHTGEKPFSCSVCKTSFSQSGTLKSHMLTHTGEKPFSCSVCKTSFAQSNQLNIHMLTHTGKKHFSCSVCKTPFRHSGTLRSHMLIHTGEKPFSCSVCKRSFSQRGPLNSHMFTHTGEKPFSCSVCKRSFAQRGPLKSHMFTHTGEKPFSCSVCKTSFAQSNQLKSHMFTHTGEKPFSCSVCKRSFAQRGPLKSHMFTHTGEKPFSCSVCKRSFRHRGTLKSHMLTHTRENSF